From the genome of Acidobacteriota bacterium:
GCCCGCACGGCTCACCGCAGTTGATGTCTTCCGGGGGATGACGATCGTCGCGATGATCCTGGTCAACAACCCCGGCGACTGGGCGACGATCTACTGGCCGCTGAAGCACGCCGAATGGCACGGGTGTACGCCGACCGACCTCATTTTCCCGTTCTTTCTCTTAATCGTCGGGGTGGCGATCGTCCTGGCTCTGGGGCGCCGCATCGACGCCGGTGTTCCGAGGCGACCGCTGGTCATCAAGGTGATCAAGCGATCGATCAACATATTGGCGCTGGGCCTCTTGCTCAACGGCTATCCCTTCGGCCTTTTCGGTCCACGCGGCTTCGCCGAGCTCCTCGATACATGGCGCATCCCGGGTGTGCTGCAGCGGATCGCGATCTGTTACCTGGTCGTCTCGCTGCTAGTTCTCTTCTGCAGGGTCCGGATCCTGAAGATCCTGACCGTGGTCTTCCTCGTCGGGTACTGGGCACTCATGACCCTGGTGCCGGTGCCGGGCGTCGGGCAGCCGAACATCGACGAGCCCGGCGGGCATCTGTCGGGATGGATCGATCGCGAGGTTTTCGGCGACCACGTTTGGCGGGTGTCGAGGGTCTACGATCCGGAAGGCCTGCTGAGCACGATACCGGCGGTCGCGACGACTCTCTTCGGGGTCTTCGCAGGGTTGCTGCTGGTGGCGAAAATCGATCCCGTTGAAAAAGTGGCCCGGCTCCTCGTATCGGGTAGCCTGCTGGCCTGCGCCGGCTACGTGTGGAGCTGGGTCTTTCCGATCAACAAGGCGATCTGGACCAGTTCGTACGCGGTGTTCACCGCGGGGTTGGCCTTCAGCTGTCTCGGCCTCTGCCTCTGGTTCTTCGACTTCCATGACCATCCGAAAACTGCCAGGTTCTTCACCGTCTATGGCGTGAATGCGATCGCACTGTTCGTTGGCAGCGGGGTGCTCGCCCGAACACTGGCCTACGTCCGGCTTGGCGATGTGTCGCTGAAGGAGCAGATTTACAGCAATTTCTTTGCCTCGTGGTTGCCGCCTTACGAGGCGTCGCTGGCCTACGCCGTGACCTGGATTGCCGGCTGGTTCCTGGTACTCTCCTGGATGTATCGCCGGAAGATCTTCATCAAGGTGTGAGTAGAAACCGTAGATCCGGGCTTGAATCCGAGATAGTCAACGGAGGTCTGTTGTGAGTCAGACGATCGCGAAAGACGCAGTTGTGGGAATCGATTATCGACTCACGATTGCCGATGGAACCGAGGTGGACTCGACTGCCGACCGGGGACCCATGGAGTATCTCCATGGCCACGAGAACATCGTTCCCGGCCTCGAGAAGCGGCTCGAGGGCCACGAGGTGGGAGATGCTCTGGATGTCACCATCAAGCCCGAGGAGGGCTACGGCATTCACGACCCGGAGCGGGTGATCGAGGTGACGCCGGGTCAACTCGGCTTCGAGCCCGAGGTGGGCGCCGTGG
Proteins encoded in this window:
- a CDS encoding heparan-alpha-glucosaminide N-acetyltransferase domain-containing protein translates to PARLTAVDVFRGMTIVAMILVNNPGDWATIYWPLKHAEWHGCTPTDLIFPFFLLIVGVAIVLALGRRIDAGVPRRPLVIKVIKRSINILALGLLLNGYPFGLFGPRGFAELLDTWRIPGVLQRIAICYLVVSLLVLFCRVRILKILTVVFLVGYWALMTLVPVPGVGQPNIDEPGGHLSGWIDREVFGDHVWRVSRVYDPEGLLSTIPAVATTLFGVFAGLLLVAKIDPVEKVARLLVSGSLLACAGYVWSWVFPINKAIWTSSYAVFTAGLAFSCLGLCLWFFDFHDHPKTARFFTVYGVNAIALFVGSGVLARTLAYVRLGDVSLKEQIYSNFFASWLPPYEASLAYAVTWIAGWFLVLSWMYRRKIFIKV
- a CDS encoding peptidylprolyl isomerase — its product is MSQTIAKDAVVGIDYRLTIADGTEVDSTADRGPMEYLHGHENIVPGLEKRLEGHEVGDALDVTIKPEEGYGIHDPERVIEVTPGQLGFEPEVGAVVSAKLPDGREQHLMIAEVEDEKVTLDGNHPLAGQTLRFEVSVATIREATDEEKKNGRVG